One window of the Mixophyes fleayi isolate aMixFle1 chromosome 6, aMixFle1.hap1, whole genome shotgun sequence genome contains the following:
- the LOC142160082 gene encoding uncharacterized protein LOC142160082 isoform X1: MRHLYKKSSLYIGIIMSVNTQDYTVVKKTSGERGTPSSRPCVSGGLSRTQSPITVPPPHSLIHDRDNDQKILELTNKIIQLLTGEEGEYLEGHKGLYKDVIMENHQPLTSLAEGCKDPSTHITEESVSCDGGNLTDTDIYTPTDHTQYTSTDIKEESVSCDGGNLTDTDIYTPTDHTQYIYFYINKESLSCDGGNLTDTDIYTPTDHTQYTSTDIKEESVSCDGGNLTDTDIYTPTDHTQYTSTDIKEESVSCDGGNLTDTDIYTPTDHTQYIYFYINKESLSCDGGNLTDTDIYTPTDHTQYTSTDIKEESVSCDGGNLTDTDIYTPTDHTQYTSTDIKEESVSCDGGNLTDTDIYTPTDHTQYTSTDIKEESVSCDGRNLTDTDIYTPTDHTQSTSTDIKEELALCDGGNLTDTDIYTPTDHTQYTSTDIKEESVSCDGGNLTDTDIYTPTDHTQSTSTDIKEESASCDGGNLTDTDIYTPTDHAQSPFTPVEEASGSSSLGERCFNNRGSYVSSQKKKRVNYVEDKSWSCSDCGKCFSRKAVLKTHQRIHTKNKSYSCSECGKCFTKIGVLQTHQRKHTGEKPYFCSECGKCFALSSNLKIHLRIHTGEKPYSCSECGKCFKSKSEFLSHLSTHPGNYPYPCSECNRSFFWKYQLNRHQRMHTGEKPYLCSECGKCFSSNSEVKKHQIIHEEGRSFSCSECGKCFTTKSYLKKHYRHHIDVKPYSCSECGERFATKEILKMHHKFHTGQQPYSCSECGKCFASNFSLLMHYKFHTGERPFCCSECGKNFTIFADLIVHHMLHPGKHPYSCSKCGRSFDYKSKLDKHQLIHTR, translated from the exons ATGAGGCACTTGTATAAGAAGTCCAGTCTGTACATAGGGATAATAATGTCTGTtaatacacaggattacacagtggTGAAGAAGACATCTGGTGAGAGAGGGACACCCAGCAGCCgtccctgtgtgtcaggaggattgagcaggacccagagccccatcacggtgcctccacctcactcactgatacatgacagagacaatgaccagaagatcctggaactcaccaacaagatcattcagctgctgactggagag gagggggagtatttagaaggacacaagggtctgtacaaggacgtgataatggagaatcaccagcccctcacatcactgg CAGAAGGATGTAAAGATCCATCTACTCATATTACGGAGGAATcggtctcatgtgatggaggaaacctcacagacactgacatttatacacccacagatcatacacaatatacatctactgatattaaggaaGAATcggtctcatgtgatggaggaaacctcacagacactgacatttatacacccacagatcatacacaatatatatatttttatattaacaaGGAATCgctctcatgtgatggaggaaacctcacagacactgacatttatacacccacagatcatacacaatatacatctactgatattaaggaaGAATCGGTCTCATGTGATGgtggaaacctcacagacactgacatttatacacccacagatcatacacaatatacatctactgatattaaggaaGAATcggtctcatgtgatggaggaaacctcacagacactgacatttatacacccacagatcatacacaatatatatatttttatattaacaaGGAATCgctctcatgtgatggaggaaacctcacagacactgacatttatacacccacagatcatacacaatatacatctactgatattaaggaggaatcagtctcatgtgatggtggaaacctcacagacactgacatttatacacccacagatcatacacaatatacatctactgatattaaggaggaatcagtctcatgtgatggtggaaacctcacagacactgacatttatacacccacagatcatacacaatatacatctactgatattaaggaaGAATCGGTCTCATGTGATGGaagaaacctcacagacactgacatttatacacccacagatcatacacaatctacatctactgatattaaggaaGAATTAGCCttatgtgatggaggaaacctcacagacactgacatttatacacccacagatcatacacaatatacatctactgatattaaggaaGAATcggtctcatgtgatggaggaaacctcacagacactgacatttatacacccacagatcatacacaatctacatctactgatattaaggaaGAATCTgcctcatgtgatggaggaaacctcacagataccgacatttatacacccacagatcatgcACAATCTCCATTTACCCCTGTTGAGGAGGCATCAGGATCTTCTTCCCTTGGTGAAAGATGTTTTAATAACCGAGGCAGCTATGTTAGTTCCCAGAAGAAAAAACGGGTCAATTACGTTGAAGATAAATCTTGGTCCTGCTctgattgtggaaaatgtttttctaGGAAAGCAGTTTTGAAAACTCATCAGAGAatccatacaaaaaataaatcctattcttgctctgaatgcgGAAAATGTTTTACTAAGATAGGAGTTCTACAAACTCATCAAAGAaaacacacaggagagaaaccatatttttgttctgaatgtggtaaatgttttgccCTTTCATCAAATCTAAAAATTCATCTGAGAatccatacaggagagaaaccatattcttgctccgAATGTGGAAAATGCTTTAAAAGTAAATCAGAATTTCTTTCCCATCTGTCAACTCACCCAGGAAATTACCCATATccttgctctgaatgtaacagaTCTTTTTTCTGGAAATATCAACTTAATAGACATCAGAGAatgcatacaggagagaaaccatatttgtgctctgaatgtgggaaatgttttagcagTAATTCAGAAGTAAAAAAACATCAGATAATCCATGAAGAAGGGAGATCtttttcttgctctgaatgtgggaaatgtttcactACTAAATCATATTTGAAAAAGCATTATAGACACCATATAGATGTAAAaccttattcttgctctgaatgtggggaACGTTTTGCTACTAAAGAAATCTTAAAAATGCATCATAAATTTCACACAGGACAGCAACCCtattcttgttctgaatgtgggaaatgttttgctagTAATTTTAGCCTGCTAATGCATTACAAATTTCACACAGGAGAGAGGCCATTttgttgctctgaatgtgggaaaaacTTTACAATATTTGCGGATCTTATTGTACATCATATGCTTCATCCGGGAAAGCACCCATATTCCTGCTCAAAATGTGGGAGATCTTTTGACTACAAATCAAAGCTTGATAAACATCAGTTGATTCATACAAGGTAG
- the LOC142160082 gene encoding uncharacterized protein LOC142160082 isoform X2 codes for MRHLYKKSSLYIGIIMSVNTQDYTVVKKTSGERGTPSSRPCVSGGLSRTQSPITVPPPHSLIHDRDNDQKILELTNKIIQLLTGEEGEYLEGHKGLYKDVIMENHQPLTSLEGCKDPSTHITEESVSCDGGNLTDTDIYTPTDHTQYTSTDIKEESVSCDGGNLTDTDIYTPTDHTQYIYFYINKESLSCDGGNLTDTDIYTPTDHTQYTSTDIKEESVSCDGGNLTDTDIYTPTDHTQYTSTDIKEESVSCDGGNLTDTDIYTPTDHTQYIYFYINKESLSCDGGNLTDTDIYTPTDHTQYTSTDIKEESVSCDGGNLTDTDIYTPTDHTQYTSTDIKEESVSCDGGNLTDTDIYTPTDHTQYTSTDIKEESVSCDGRNLTDTDIYTPTDHTQSTSTDIKEELALCDGGNLTDTDIYTPTDHTQYTSTDIKEESVSCDGGNLTDTDIYTPTDHTQSTSTDIKEESASCDGGNLTDTDIYTPTDHAQSPFTPVEEASGSSSLGERCFNNRGSYVSSQKKKRVNYVEDKSWSCSDCGKCFSRKAVLKTHQRIHTKNKSYSCSECGKCFTKIGVLQTHQRKHTGEKPYFCSECGKCFALSSNLKIHLRIHTGEKPYSCSECGKCFKSKSEFLSHLSTHPGNYPYPCSECNRSFFWKYQLNRHQRMHTGEKPYLCSECGKCFSSNSEVKKHQIIHEEGRSFSCSECGKCFTTKSYLKKHYRHHIDVKPYSCSECGERFATKEILKMHHKFHTGQQPYSCSECGKCFASNFSLLMHYKFHTGERPFCCSECGKNFTIFADLIVHHMLHPGKHPYSCSKCGRSFDYKSKLDKHQLIHTR; via the exons ATGAGGCACTTGTATAAGAAGTCCAGTCTGTACATAGGGATAATAATGTCTGTtaatacacaggattacacagtggTGAAGAAGACATCTGGTGAGAGAGGGACACCCAGCAGCCgtccctgtgtgtcaggaggattgagcaggacccagagccccatcacggtgcctccacctcactcactgatacatgacagagacaatgaccagaagatcctggaactcaccaacaagatcattcagctgctgactggagag gagggggagtatttagaaggacacaagggtctgtacaaggacgtgataatggagaatcaccagcccctcacatcactgg AAGGATGTAAAGATCCATCTACTCATATTACGGAGGAATcggtctcatgtgatggaggaaacctcacagacactgacatttatacacccacagatcatacacaatatacatctactgatattaaggaaGAATcggtctcatgtgatggaggaaacctcacagacactgacatttatacacccacagatcatacacaatatatatatttttatattaacaaGGAATCgctctcatgtgatggaggaaacctcacagacactgacatttatacacccacagatcatacacaatatacatctactgatattaaggaaGAATCGGTCTCATGTGATGgtggaaacctcacagacactgacatttatacacccacagatcatacacaatatacatctactgatattaaggaaGAATcggtctcatgtgatggaggaaacctcacagacactgacatttatacacccacagatcatacacaatatatatatttttatattaacaaGGAATCgctctcatgtgatggaggaaacctcacagacactgacatttatacacccacagatcatacacaatatacatctactgatattaaggaggaatcagtctcatgtgatggtggaaacctcacagacactgacatttatacacccacagatcatacacaatatacatctactgatattaaggaggaatcagtctcatgtgatggtggaaacctcacagacactgacatttatacacccacagatcatacacaatatacatctactgatattaaggaaGAATCGGTCTCATGTGATGGaagaaacctcacagacactgacatttatacacccacagatcatacacaatctacatctactgatattaaggaaGAATTAGCCttatgtgatggaggaaacctcacagacactgacatttatacacccacagatcatacacaatatacatctactgatattaaggaaGAATcggtctcatgtgatggaggaaacctcacagacactgacatttatacacccacagatcatacacaatctacatctactgatattaaggaaGAATCTgcctcatgtgatggaggaaacctcacagataccgacatttatacacccacagatcatgcACAATCTCCATTTACCCCTGTTGAGGAGGCATCAGGATCTTCTTCCCTTGGTGAAAGATGTTTTAATAACCGAGGCAGCTATGTTAGTTCCCAGAAGAAAAAACGGGTCAATTACGTTGAAGATAAATCTTGGTCCTGCTctgattgtggaaaatgtttttctaGGAAAGCAGTTTTGAAAACTCATCAGAGAatccatacaaaaaataaatcctattcttgctctgaatgcgGAAAATGTTTTACTAAGATAGGAGTTCTACAAACTCATCAAAGAaaacacacaggagagaaaccatatttttgttctgaatgtggtaaatgttttgccCTTTCATCAAATCTAAAAATTCATCTGAGAatccatacaggagagaaaccatattcttgctccgAATGTGGAAAATGCTTTAAAAGTAAATCAGAATTTCTTTCCCATCTGTCAACTCACCCAGGAAATTACCCATATccttgctctgaatgtaacagaTCTTTTTTCTGGAAATATCAACTTAATAGACATCAGAGAatgcatacaggagagaaaccatatttgtgctctgaatgtgggaaatgttttagcagTAATTCAGAAGTAAAAAAACATCAGATAATCCATGAAGAAGGGAGATCtttttcttgctctgaatgtgggaaatgtttcactACTAAATCATATTTGAAAAAGCATTATAGACACCATATAGATGTAAAaccttattcttgctctgaatgtggggaACGTTTTGCTACTAAAGAAATCTTAAAAATGCATCATAAATTTCACACAGGACAGCAACCCtattcttgttctgaatgtgggaaatgttttgctagTAATTTTAGCCTGCTAATGCATTACAAATTTCACACAGGAGAGAGGCCATTttgttgctctgaatgtgggaaaaacTTTACAATATTTGCGGATCTTATTGTACATCATATGCTTCATCCGGGAAAGCACCCATATTCCTGCTCAAAATGTGGGAGATCTTTTGACTACAAATCAAAGCTTGATAAACATCAGTTGATTCATACAAGGTAG
- the LOC142160082 gene encoding uncharacterized protein LOC142160082 isoform X3: MENHQPLTSLAEGCKDPSTHITEESVSCDGGNLTDTDIYTPTDHTQYTSTDIKEESVSCDGGNLTDTDIYTPTDHTQYIYFYINKESLSCDGGNLTDTDIYTPTDHTQYTSTDIKEESVSCDGGNLTDTDIYTPTDHTQYTSTDIKEESVSCDGGNLTDTDIYTPTDHTQYIYFYINKESLSCDGGNLTDTDIYTPTDHTQYTSTDIKEESVSCDGGNLTDTDIYTPTDHTQYTSTDIKEESVSCDGGNLTDTDIYTPTDHTQYTSTDIKEESVSCDGRNLTDTDIYTPTDHTQSTSTDIKEELALCDGGNLTDTDIYTPTDHTQYTSTDIKEESVSCDGGNLTDTDIYTPTDHTQSTSTDIKEESASCDGGNLTDTDIYTPTDHAQSPFTPVEEASGSSSLGERCFNNRGSYVSSQKKKRVNYVEDKSWSCSDCGKCFSRKAVLKTHQRIHTKNKSYSCSECGKCFTKIGVLQTHQRKHTGEKPYFCSECGKCFALSSNLKIHLRIHTGEKPYSCSECGKCFKSKSEFLSHLSTHPGNYPYPCSECNRSFFWKYQLNRHQRMHTGEKPYLCSECGKCFSSNSEVKKHQIIHEEGRSFSCSECGKCFTTKSYLKKHYRHHIDVKPYSCSECGERFATKEILKMHHKFHTGQQPYSCSECGKCFASNFSLLMHYKFHTGERPFCCSECGKNFTIFADLIVHHMLHPGKHPYSCSKCGRSFDYKSKLDKHQLIHTR; this comes from the exons atggagaatcaccagcccctcacatcactgg CAGAAGGATGTAAAGATCCATCTACTCATATTACGGAGGAATcggtctcatgtgatggaggaaacctcacagacactgacatttatacacccacagatcatacacaatatacatctactgatattaaggaaGAATcggtctcatgtgatggaggaaacctcacagacactgacatttatacacccacagatcatacacaatatatatatttttatattaacaaGGAATCgctctcatgtgatggaggaaacctcacagacactgacatttatacacccacagatcatacacaatatacatctactgatattaaggaaGAATCGGTCTCATGTGATGgtggaaacctcacagacactgacatttatacacccacagatcatacacaatatacatctactgatattaaggaaGAATcggtctcatgtgatggaggaaacctcacagacactgacatttatacacccacagatcatacacaatatatatatttttatattaacaaGGAATCgctctcatgtgatggaggaaacctcacagacactgacatttatacacccacagatcatacacaatatacatctactgatattaaggaggaatcagtctcatgtgatggtggaaacctcacagacactgacatttatacacccacagatcatacacaatatacatctactgatattaaggaggaatcagtctcatgtgatggtggaaacctcacagacactgacatttatacacccacagatcatacacaatatacatctactgatattaaggaaGAATCGGTCTCATGTGATGGaagaaacctcacagacactgacatttatacacccacagatcatacacaatctacatctactgatattaaggaaGAATTAGCCttatgtgatggaggaaacctcacagacactgacatttatacacccacagatcatacacaatatacatctactgatattaaggaaGAATcggtctcatgtgatggaggaaacctcacagacactgacatttatacacccacagatcatacacaatctacatctactgatattaaggaaGAATCTgcctcatgtgatggaggaaacctcacagataccgacatttatacacccacagatcatgcACAATCTCCATTTACCCCTGTTGAGGAGGCATCAGGATCTTCTTCCCTTGGTGAAAGATGTTTTAATAACCGAGGCAGCTATGTTAGTTCCCAGAAGAAAAAACGGGTCAATTACGTTGAAGATAAATCTTGGTCCTGCTctgattgtggaaaatgtttttctaGGAAAGCAGTTTTGAAAACTCATCAGAGAatccatacaaaaaataaatcctattcttgctctgaatgcgGAAAATGTTTTACTAAGATAGGAGTTCTACAAACTCATCAAAGAaaacacacaggagagaaaccatatttttgttctgaatgtggtaaatgttttgccCTTTCATCAAATCTAAAAATTCATCTGAGAatccatacaggagagaaaccatattcttgctccgAATGTGGAAAATGCTTTAAAAGTAAATCAGAATTTCTTTCCCATCTGTCAACTCACCCAGGAAATTACCCATATccttgctctgaatgtaacagaTCTTTTTTCTGGAAATATCAACTTAATAGACATCAGAGAatgcatacaggagagaaaccatatttgtgctctgaatgtgggaaatgttttagcagTAATTCAGAAGTAAAAAAACATCAGATAATCCATGAAGAAGGGAGATCtttttcttgctctgaatgtgggaaatgtttcactACTAAATCATATTTGAAAAAGCATTATAGACACCATATAGATGTAAAaccttattcttgctctgaatgtggggaACGTTTTGCTACTAAAGAAATCTTAAAAATGCATCATAAATTTCACACAGGACAGCAACCCtattcttgttctgaatgtgggaaatgttttgctagTAATTTTAGCCTGCTAATGCATTACAAATTTCACACAGGAGAGAGGCCATTttgttgctctgaatgtgggaaaaacTTTACAATATTTGCGGATCTTATTGTACATCATATGCTTCATCCGGGAAAGCACCCATATTCCTGCTCAAAATGTGGGAGATCTTTTGACTACAAATCAAAGCTTGATAAACATCAGTTGATTCATACAAGGTAG